The Kosakonia sacchari SP1 genome includes a window with the following:
- a CDS encoding isochorismatase family protein: MSRTALINIDTQQSFFHRDYWQETDFAAFQQAISTLIAGCEARGVPVVDIFHVADSGPFALESGFVAPMPFLKHQAAVTFHKHVHNAFTDTGLDHWLRSRDINHLIICGIRTEQCCETTARVASDLGYRVTFVSEATLTFPMTHKGVTLDCNALRHRTETVLEGRFAAIKTVHEILEL, translated from the coding sequence ATGTCCCGCACCGCGCTGATTAACATCGACACACAGCAATCTTTTTTCCATCGTGACTACTGGCAAGAGACGGATTTCGCCGCGTTTCAGCAGGCTATCTCCACGCTTATTGCTGGCTGTGAAGCTCGCGGCGTACCGGTAGTCGATATCTTTCATGTCGCCGACAGCGGGCCGTTTGCGCTGGAGAGCGGTTTTGTCGCGCCGATGCCGTTCCTCAAACACCAGGCGGCGGTGACATTTCATAAACATGTACACAATGCCTTTACCGATACCGGGCTCGATCACTGGTTGCGTAGCCGCGATATCAACCACCTGATTATTTGCGGTATTCGCACCGAACAGTGCTGTGAAACCACCGCCCGCGTCGCGTCAGATCTGGGGTATCGCGTGACCTTTGTCAGCGAAGCGACACTGACCTTCCCGATGACGCATAAAGGGGTTACGCTGGACTGCAACGCGCTGCGCCATCGCACCGAAACCGTGCTGGAAGGCCGCTTCGCTGCCATTAAAACCGTCCACGAAATTCTGGAACTGTAA
- the xylH gene encoding xylose ABC transporter permease XylH, translated as MSKSNPSEIKLTTASPGAFSGLKSLNLQVFVMIAAIVVIMLFFTGMTDGAYLSARNISNLLRQTAITGILAVGMVFVIISAEIDLSVGSMMGLLGGAAAIFDVWLGWPLPLTVVVTLVLGLLLGAWNGWWVAYRKVPSFIVTLAGMLAFRGVLIGITNGTTVSPTSAAMSQIGQSYLPDGVGFGVGLLGLVAFVLWQWRGRMRRQTLGLATSPSTAAVGRQALIAVIVLGAIWLLNDYRGVPTPVLLLAFLLLAGMFMATRTAFGRRIYAIGGNLEAARLSGINVERTKLAVFAINGLMVAIAGLILSSRLGAGSPSAGNIAELDAIAACVIGGTSLAGGIGSVAGAVMGAFIMASLDNGMSMMDVPTFWQYIVKGAILLLAVWMDSATKRRA; from the coding sequence ATGTCGAAAAGCAACCCGTCTGAAATCAAGTTAACTACCGCCTCACCAGGGGCTTTTTCCGGGCTAAAGTCCCTTAATTTACAAGTGTTTGTGATGATTGCCGCCATTGTGGTGATTATGCTGTTTTTCACCGGCATGACCGATGGCGCCTACCTGAGCGCGCGTAATATCTCCAACCTGCTGCGCCAAACCGCGATCACCGGCATCCTGGCGGTGGGCATGGTGTTTGTCATTATCTCCGCCGAAATTGACCTTTCCGTCGGCTCCATGATGGGGTTGCTCGGCGGCGCGGCGGCGATTTTCGACGTCTGGCTGGGCTGGCCACTGCCGCTGACCGTGGTGGTGACGCTGGTGCTCGGCCTGCTGCTCGGCGCCTGGAACGGCTGGTGGGTGGCGTATCGCAAAGTCCCTTCATTTATCGTCACGCTGGCCGGGATGCTGGCTTTTCGCGGCGTGCTGATCGGCATCACCAACGGCACCACGGTTTCCCCCACCAGCGCGGCGATGTCGCAAATTGGCCAAAGCTATTTGCCAGATGGCGTAGGTTTCGGTGTGGGCCTGCTGGGTCTGGTCGCTTTTGTACTCTGGCAGTGGCGCGGACGCATGCGCCGCCAGACGCTGGGCCTGGCGACCTCTCCCTCCACAGCGGCGGTCGGCCGCCAGGCGCTCATCGCGGTGATCGTGCTTGGAGCCATTTGGCTGCTGAATGATTACCGTGGCGTCCCCACGCCGGTACTGCTGCTGGCGTTTTTGCTGCTGGCGGGCATGTTTATGGCAACGCGCACCGCGTTTGGCCGCCGTATTTATGCCATTGGCGGCAATCTGGAAGCGGCTCGGCTTTCCGGCATTAACGTCGAGCGCACCAAACTTGCGGTATTTGCGATTAACGGATTGATGGTGGCGATTGCCGGTTTGATCCTCAGCTCGCGCCTCGGCGCGGGTTCACCTTCCGCCGGGAACATCGCCGAACTGGACGCCATTGCCGCTTGTGTGATTGGCGGCACCAGCCTTGCAGGCGGTATTGGTAGCGTCGCAGGCGCGGTGATGGGCGCGTTTATTATGGCGTCGCTGGATAACGGCATGAGCATGATGGATGTGCCGACGTTCTGGCAATACATCGTTAAAGGGGCCATTTTGCTGCTCGCCGTGTGGATGGATTCTGCCACCAAACGGCGGGCCTGA
- a CDS encoding xylose ABC transporter ATP-binding protein, translating to MPYLLEMKNITKTFGVVKAIDNVSLHLNAGEVLSLCGENGSGKSTLMKVLCGIYPAGSYEGEIIFAGETLQASHIRDTERKGIAIIHQELALVKHLTVLENIFLGTEITRHGVMDYDQMTLRCEKLLKQVSLSISPDTRVGDLGLGQQQLVEIAKALNKQVRLLILDEPTASLTEQETAVLLDIIRDLRNHDIACVYISHKLNEVKAISDTICVIRDGKHIGTRDAAGMSEDDIITMMVGRELTALYPNEPHTTGDEILRVEHLTAWHPVNRHIKRVNDISFSLKRGEILGIAGLVGAGRTEAVQCLFGVWPGRWEGQIFLDGKAVQIHNCQQAIDFGIAMVPEDRKKDGIVPVMAVGKNITLAALNQFTGALSSLDDAAEQACILQSLQRLKVKTSSPELAIGRLSGGNQQKAILARCLLLNPRILILDEPTRGIDIGAKYEIYKLINQLVQQGIAVIVISSELPEVLGLSDRVLVMHEGKLKADLINRNLTQEQVMEAALRSEHHVEKQPV from the coding sequence ATGCCTTATTTACTTGAAATGAAAAATATCACCAAAACTTTTGGTGTCGTAAAGGCGATAGATAACGTCAGCCTGCACCTTAACGCGGGTGAGGTGCTCTCGCTGTGCGGTGAGAACGGTTCGGGTAAATCTACGCTGATGAAAGTGCTGTGTGGGATTTACCCGGCAGGCAGTTACGAGGGAGAAATCATTTTTGCGGGCGAAACCCTGCAAGCGAGCCATATCCGCGATACCGAGCGCAAAGGTATCGCCATCATTCACCAGGAGCTGGCGCTGGTGAAACATTTAACCGTGCTGGAAAACATTTTCCTCGGTACGGAAATCACCCGTCACGGCGTGATGGATTATGACCAAATGACGCTGCGCTGCGAAAAATTGCTTAAACAGGTGAGCCTGTCGATTTCGCCAGATACTCGCGTAGGTGATTTAGGGCTCGGGCAACAGCAACTGGTCGAAATCGCCAAAGCGCTGAACAAACAGGTGCGGCTGCTTATCCTTGATGAGCCCACCGCTTCGCTGACCGAGCAGGAAACCGCCGTACTGCTGGATATCATCCGCGACCTGCGTAACCACGATATCGCCTGCGTTTACATTTCCCACAAGCTGAATGAAGTCAAAGCGATATCGGACACCATCTGCGTTATCCGTGATGGCAAGCATATCGGTACGCGTGATGCCGCCGGCATGAGCGAAGACGACATCATCACGATGATGGTAGGTCGCGAACTGACCGCGCTCTACCCCAATGAACCGCACACGACAGGCGACGAGATCCTGCGCGTTGAGCACCTTACCGCCTGGCATCCGGTAAACCGCCATATCAAACGCGTGAACGATATTTCATTCAGCCTGAAGCGCGGCGAGATACTTGGCATCGCCGGGCTGGTCGGCGCGGGGCGAACCGAAGCGGTGCAGTGCCTGTTTGGTGTCTGGCCAGGGCGCTGGGAAGGGCAAATCTTTCTTGATGGCAAAGCGGTACAGATTCACAACTGCCAGCAGGCTATCGACTTTGGCATTGCTATGGTGCCGGAAGACCGCAAAAAAGACGGCATCGTGCCGGTGATGGCGGTGGGCAAGAATATCACGCTGGCGGCGCTTAACCAGTTTACCGGCGCGTTAAGCAGCCTGGACGACGCCGCCGAGCAGGCGTGCATTTTACAGTCGCTCCAGCGGCTAAAAGTGAAAACATCCTCTCCGGAGCTGGCTATTGGTCGCCTGAGCGGGGGCAACCAGCAAAAGGCCATTCTCGCCCGCTGCCTGTTACTTAATCCGCGCATCCTGATCCTTGATGAACCCACGCGCGGCATCGATATCGGCGCGAAATACGAAATCTACAAACTGATTAACCAATTAGTGCAGCAGGGGATCGCCGTCATCGTTATCTCATCTGAGCTCCCCGAAGTGCTGGGATTAAGCGATCGGGTGTTGGTGATGCATGAAGGCAAGCTAAAAGCCGATCTCATCAATCGTAATCTGACCCAGGAGCAGGTCATGGAAGCGGCGCTGAGGAGCGAACATCATGTCGAAAAGCAACCCGTCTGA
- the xylF gene encoding D-xylose ABC transporter substrate-binding protein, which yields MKIKNLCLTLCASLLLASAFGHAKEVKIGMAIDDLRLERWQKDRDIFVKKAESLGADVFVQSANGNEETQMSQIENMINRGVDVLVIIPYNGQVLSNVIKEAKQEGIKVLAYDRMINNADIDFYISFDNEKVGELQAQSLVIKVPQGNYFLMGGSPVDNNAKLFRAGQMKVLKPYIDSGKIKIVGDQWVDGWLPENALKIMENALTANNNKIDAVVASNDATAGGAIQALSAQGLAGKVAISGQDADLAGVKRLINGSQTMTVYKPITQLANTAAEIAVELGNGKTPKADASLNNGLKDVPARLLTPIEVTKDNIDATVIKDGFHQKNQL from the coding sequence ATGAAGATAAAGAATCTTTGCCTTACACTCTGCGCCTCCCTGCTGCTGGCAAGCGCTTTCGGCCATGCCAAAGAGGTGAAAATCGGCATGGCGATTGATGATTTGCGCCTTGAACGCTGGCAAAAAGACCGCGATATCTTTGTGAAAAAAGCCGAGTCGCTCGGTGCTGACGTGTTTGTTCAATCCGCAAACGGAAATGAAGAAACGCAGATGTCGCAAATTGAAAATATGATCAACCGTGGCGTTGATGTGCTGGTTATTATTCCCTATAACGGCCAGGTATTAAGTAACGTAATAAAAGAAGCCAAACAGGAAGGAATTAAAGTTCTGGCTTACGATCGCATGATTAATAATGCCGACATCGATTTCTATATCTCTTTCGATAATGAAAAAGTCGGGGAATTACAGGCGCAAAGCCTGGTAATCAAAGTCCCACAGGGCAATTACTTTTTAATGGGCGGTTCGCCGGTCGATAATAACGCCAAGTTATTCCGTGCCGGGCAGATGAAAGTATTAAAACCCTATATTGATAGCGGCAAAATTAAAATTGTCGGCGATCAATGGGTCGATGGCTGGTTACCGGAAAACGCGCTGAAGATTATGGAAAACGCCCTCACCGCCAACAATAACAAAATTGATGCCGTGGTCGCTTCCAACGATGCAACCGCTGGCGGTGCAATTCAGGCGCTGAGCGCCCAGGGTCTGGCCGGGAAAGTGGCGATTTCAGGTCAGGATGCCGACCTCGCAGGGGTGAAACGGTTGATTAATGGCAGCCAGACCATGACGGTCTATAAACCAATCACCCAACTCGCTAATACCGCTGCGGAAATCGCCGTCGAACTGGGTAACGGCAAAACGCCAAAAGCGGACGCTTCACTGAATAACGGTCTGAAAGATGTCCCTGCCCGCCTGTTGACGCCAATCGAAGTCACCAAAGACAACATCGACGCTACTGTCATCAAAGACGGCTTCCATCAGAAAAATCAGCTCTAA
- the xylA gene encoding xylose isomerase — protein MQAYFDQLDRVRFEGPKTTNPLAFRHYNPDELVLGKRMEDHLRFAACYWHTFCWNGADMFGVGSFDRPWQQPGEAIAMAKRKADVAFEFFHKLNVPYYCFHDVDVSPEGASLKEYLNNFAQMVDVLAEKQQQSGVKLLWGTANCFTNPRYGAGAATNPDPEVFSWAATQVVTAMNATHKLGGENYVLWGGREGYETLLNTDLRQEREQIGRFMNMVVEHKHKIGFRGTLLIEPKPQEPTKHQYDYDAATVYGFLKQFGLEKEIKLNIEANHATLAGHSFHHEIATAIALGLFGSVDANRGDPQLGWDTDQFPNSVEENALVMYEILKAGGFTTGGLNFDAKVRRQSTDKYDLFYGHIGAMDTMALALKVAARMVEEGELDKRVAKRYAGWNGELGQQILQGQLSLAELAKYAEQQNIAPRHQSGHQEQLENLVNYYLFDK, from the coding sequence ATGCAAGCTTATTTCGACCAGCTGGATCGGGTTCGTTTTGAAGGTCCAAAAACCACGAATCCTTTAGCGTTTCGTCATTACAATCCGGATGAGCTAGTGCTCGGTAAGCGCATGGAAGATCACCTGCGTTTTGCTGCCTGCTACTGGCACACCTTCTGCTGGAACGGCGCAGATATGTTTGGTGTGGGCTCTTTCGATCGCCCATGGCAACAGCCTGGTGAAGCCATTGCGATGGCAAAGCGTAAAGCCGATGTCGCATTTGAGTTTTTTCATAAACTCAATGTGCCCTATTACTGCTTCCACGATGTGGACGTTTCGCCGGAAGGCGCGTCACTGAAAGAGTATCTGAACAATTTCGCGCAGATGGTGGACGTACTGGCGGAAAAACAGCAGCAGAGCGGCGTGAAGCTGTTATGGGGTACGGCGAACTGCTTTACCAACCCGCGCTATGGTGCGGGCGCGGCGACCAATCCGGACCCGGAAGTGTTCAGTTGGGCGGCAACGCAGGTGGTGACCGCCATGAACGCCACCCACAAACTCGGCGGCGAAAACTATGTGCTGTGGGGCGGTCGCGAAGGTTATGAAACCCTGCTGAATACCGACCTGCGCCAGGAACGCGAGCAGATTGGCCGCTTTATGAACATGGTGGTTGAGCACAAGCATAAAATCGGTTTTCGCGGTACGTTGCTTATTGAGCCGAAACCGCAGGAACCGACCAAGCACCAGTACGATTATGATGCCGCCACCGTGTATGGCTTCCTGAAACAGTTTGGTCTGGAGAAAGAGATTAAACTGAATATCGAAGCCAACCACGCAACGCTTGCCGGCCACTCCTTCCATCATGAAATCGCCACGGCCATCGCGCTGGGGCTGTTTGGTTCAGTAGATGCGAACCGCGGCGACCCGCAGCTCGGCTGGGATACCGACCAGTTCCCGAACAGCGTCGAAGAGAACGCGCTGGTGATGTATGAAATCCTCAAAGCGGGCGGTTTCACTACCGGCGGCCTGAACTTTGACGCCAAAGTGCGCCGCCAGAGCACCGATAAATACGACCTTTTCTATGGCCATATTGGCGCGATGGACACCATGGCGCTGGCGCTGAAAGTGGCGGCTCGCATGGTGGAAGAGGGCGAGCTGGATAAACGCGTGGCGAAACGCTATGCGGGCTGGAATGGTGAGCTGGGCCAGCAAATTTTGCAGGGGCAGCTTAGCCTCGCGGAGCTGGCGAAGTACGCTGAACAGCAGAATATCGCGCCGCGCCACCAGAGCGGTCACCAGGAACAACTGGAAAATCTGGTTAACTACTACCTGTTTGATAAGTAA
- the xylB gene encoding xylulokinase → MYIGIDLGTSGVKAILLGEQGEVLASHTEKLSVSRPHPLWSEQDPEAWWQATDRAILALGETHSLQQVKAMGLAGQMHGATLLDKNNRVLRPAILWNDGRCGEECALLEEKVKNSRAITGNLMMPGFTAPKLLWVQRHEPEIFARVAKVLLPKDFLRLKMSGVFASDMSDAAGTMWLDVAKRDWSDDMLAACSLSRAHMPALFEGSEITGELLPEIARRWAMPVVPVVAGGGDNAAGAVGVGMADAGQAMLSLGTSGVYFAVSEGFLSKPESAVHSFCHALPGRWHLMSVMLSAASCLDWAVKLTGLESVPALINVAQQADDNAGDLWFLPYLSGERTPHNNPQAKGVFFGLTHQHGREELARAVLEGVGFALADGMDVVHACGVTPQSITLIGGGARSAWWRQMLADISGLQLDYRTGGDVGPALGAARLAQIAVNPQTPLTTLLPQLPVEQQHAPDAGRHAHYAPRRETFRRIYQQLLPLMS, encoded by the coding sequence ATGTATATCGGGATCGATCTTGGCACCTCTGGCGTGAAGGCGATTCTGCTCGGTGAGCAGGGCGAGGTGTTGGCCTCGCATACGGAAAAACTCAGCGTGTCGCGACCGCACCCGCTGTGGTCGGAGCAAGATCCCGAAGCATGGTGGCAGGCGACGGACCGCGCCATTCTGGCATTGGGCGAGACGCATTCGTTACAGCAGGTAAAAGCGATGGGCCTCGCCGGGCAGATGCACGGCGCGACGTTGCTTGATAAAAATAACCGGGTGCTACGCCCGGCTATTCTGTGGAATGACGGTCGCTGCGGCGAAGAGTGCGCACTGCTGGAAGAAAAGGTTAAAAATTCCCGTGCGATTACCGGCAACCTGATGATGCCCGGTTTTACCGCGCCGAAACTGCTATGGGTGCAGCGTCACGAACCAGAAATATTTGCTCGTGTGGCGAAGGTCTTGCTGCCTAAAGATTTTCTGCGTTTGAAAATGTCTGGCGTATTCGCCAGCGACATGTCCGACGCGGCGGGGACGATGTGGCTGGATGTGGCGAAACGCGACTGGAGTGATGACATGCTGGCTGCCTGTTCGCTTTCACGTGCGCACATGCCTGCGCTGTTTGAAGGTAGCGAAATTACCGGCGAATTGTTACCCGAGATCGCCCGGCGCTGGGCGATGCCCGTCGTTCCGGTTGTCGCGGGCGGCGGAGATAACGCCGCTGGGGCTGTCGGCGTCGGTATGGCAGACGCAGGCCAGGCGATGTTGTCGCTGGGCACATCCGGGGTCTATTTTGCCGTCAGCGAAGGGTTCCTCAGTAAACCCGAAAGCGCGGTACACAGTTTTTGTCACGCACTGCCTGGCCGCTGGCATTTGATGTCGGTAATGCTTAGCGCGGCGTCTTGCCTGGACTGGGCGGTGAAGTTAACGGGGCTGGAGTCGGTTCCGGCATTGATTAACGTCGCGCAACAAGCGGACGATAACGCCGGGGATCTGTGGTTTTTACCCTACCTTTCCGGCGAGCGTACACCGCATAACAACCCACAGGCGAAAGGCGTGTTCTTTGGTCTGACGCATCAGCATGGCCGCGAAGAACTTGCCCGCGCTGTGCTGGAAGGTGTCGGTTTCGCGCTGGCGGATGGTATGGATGTCGTCCACGCCTGTGGCGTCACGCCGCAAAGCATTACGCTTATCGGTGGCGGTGCGCGCAGCGCCTGGTGGCGGCAAATGCTGGCGGATATCAGCGGATTGCAGCTTGATTACCGTACCGGTGGCGATGTGGGGCCTGCGCTGGGCGCGGCGCGGCTGGCGCAAATTGCTGTCAATCCGCAAACGCCTTTGACGACGTTACTGCCGCAACTGCCCGTTGAGCAACAACACGCACCGGATGCTGGCCGACATGCCCATTACGCGCCACGACGCGAAACGTTCCGGCGTATCTATCAGCAGCTACTGCCACTGATGTCCTGA
- a CDS encoding protein bax: MISIPMRRLGATILMFSTLIFSGGVLAKTHTETASHKAHVTKASVKKQASSKQEYSRNSVKSSSLPDLRKYPSGTPRKKAFLRTVMPYITSKNSAITAERNWLLSKQYNSQWSPAERARLKDITQRYKISWNGNTRRIPWNALLERVDIIPDSMVATMAAAESGWGTSKLARTNNNLFGMKCAKGACKNGAGKVKGYSHFNSLQESVDAYVTNLNTHTAYASFRKSRAQLRKADQEVTATNMIHKLKGYSTRGASYNNYLFAMYQDNQQLIAAHM; the protein is encoded by the coding sequence ATGATATCGATACCCATGCGACGACTTGGGGCCACGATACTCATGTTTTCCACCTTGATATTTTCAGGTGGGGTGCTGGCAAAGACGCACACAGAAACAGCGAGTCACAAAGCCCACGTCACTAAGGCAAGCGTAAAAAAACAGGCAAGCAGTAAACAAGAGTATTCTCGCAATAGTGTAAAAAGTAGTTCACTTCCTGATTTGCGAAAATACCCTTCCGGAACACCAAGGAAAAAAGCGTTTCTCCGGACGGTAATGCCTTATATCACCAGCAAAAACTCTGCAATTACCGCCGAGCGTAACTGGTTGCTGTCAAAACAGTACAACAGCCAATGGTCGCCGGCCGAGCGCGCGCGTCTGAAGGATATTACTCAACGCTACAAAATCAGCTGGAACGGGAATACGCGTCGTATTCCATGGAACGCCCTGCTGGAGCGTGTAGACATTATCCCGGACAGCATGGTTGCTACCATGGCGGCGGCGGAAAGTGGTTGGGGAACGTCAAAACTGGCGCGTACCAACAACAATCTGTTTGGCATGAAATGTGCGAAAGGTGCCTGTAAAAACGGGGCTGGCAAAGTGAAAGGTTATTCTCACTTCAACTCCCTGCAGGAATCGGTTGATGCTTACGTCACCAACCTGAATACGCACACGGCCTATGCCTCATTCCGTAAATCCCGTGCGCAATTGCGTAAAGCGGATCAGGAAGTGACCGCTACCAACATGATTCACAAGCTGAAGGGTTACTCAACCCGTGGTGCGAGCTACAACAACTACCTGTTTGCCATGTATCAGGACAATCAGCAGTTAATCGCCGCCCATATGTAA
- a CDS encoding GlxA family transcriptional regulator, with protein MTTDVWFVMLPGVLALDMSGPAETFALAGDAFRLHYIGPQPDVSTSIGLTMGNIAPLPESLPAGSLLVLPGVSDSSRLFDTPQANAVRHWLMRLQPLIHSQSITLMCVCSGAVLAAKAGLMNGIQCTTHHDVIARLRAAAPAALVKENRIFIEDRSIWTSAGITSGIDLALHLINRFCGPETALAVAREMVVWFRRSGEDPQISPWLRYRNHLHPAVHRAQDALTAEPQKAWQLSDIAERAHVSPRHLTRLFQQHLGISVRDYLEQLRLAIAEQYLLQGRGTEQAALAAGFSSPRQLQRARQRAIN; from the coding sequence ATGACCACAGATGTCTGGTTTGTGATGTTGCCCGGCGTGCTGGCGCTGGATATGTCTGGCCCGGCGGAAACCTTCGCGCTGGCGGGGGATGCGTTTCGCCTGCACTACATTGGTCCGCAGCCCGATGTGTCAACGTCAATAGGTCTGACGATGGGCAATATCGCGCCGCTACCGGAGTCGCTGCCAGCAGGCAGCCTGCTGGTTCTGCCTGGCGTATCCGATTCCTCACGGTTATTCGACACGCCACAGGCGAACGCGGTGCGTCACTGGCTGATGCGCCTGCAACCGCTGATCCACAGCCAGAGCATTACGTTGATGTGTGTCTGTTCCGGCGCGGTGCTGGCGGCGAAAGCCGGGTTGATGAACGGCATTCAGTGCACCACCCACCATGATGTCATTGCCCGTTTACGCGCGGCGGCACCTGCGGCGCTGGTCAAAGAGAACCGTATTTTCATTGAGGATCGCAGCATCTGGACCAGTGCGGGCATCACCTCCGGTATCGATCTGGCGCTGCATCTGATTAACCGCTTTTGCGGGCCAGAGACGGCGCTGGCGGTCGCGCGGGAAATGGTGGTCTGGTTCCGCCGTTCCGGGGAAGATCCGCAAATTTCACCGTGGCTGCGCTATCGTAACCACCTGCACCCGGCGGTGCATCGCGCGCAAGATGCGCTGACGGCGGAACCGCAAAAAGCCTGGCAACTGAGCGACATTGCCGAGCGGGCGCACGTCAGCCCCCGGCATTTAACGCGCCTGTTCCAGCAACATCTCGGGATTAGCGTGCGTGATTATCTGGAGCAGTTGCGGCTGGCGATTGCCGAACAGTATCTGCTGCAAGGGCGCGGCACCGAACAGGCCGCGCTTGCTGCGGGGTTCTCCTCACCGCGCCAGCTACAACGGGCGCGCCAACGGGCGATTAACTGA
- the xylR gene encoding D-xylose utilization transcriptional activator XylR (D-xylose enhances binding of XylR to the xyl promoter and activates transcription.): MFEKRHRITLLFNANKAYDRQVVEGVGEYLQASQSEWDIFIEEDFRARIENIKEWLGDGVIADYDDRDIERLLADVDVPIVGVGGSYHTPEHYPPVHYIATDNYALVESAFLHLKEKGVHRFAFYGLPASSGKRWAVEREHAFCQLVAQEKYRGVVYQGLTTAPENWQHAQNRLADWLQTLPPQTGIIAVTDARARHVLQVCDHLHIPVPEKLCVIGIDNEELTRYLSRVALSSVAQGTRQMGYQAAKLLHRLLDNETMPLQRLLVPPVRVVARRSTDYRSLNDPAVIQAMHYIRNHACKGIKVDQVLDAVGISRSNLEKRFKEEVGETIHAVIHAEKLEKARSLLISTSLSINEISQMCGYPSLQYFYSVFRKEYDSTPKDYRDRYSEILI, encoded by the coding sequence ATGTTTGAGAAGCGCCATCGCATCACGTTGTTATTTAATGCCAATAAAGCCTACGACCGCCAGGTTGTCGAAGGGGTCGGCGAATATTTACAGGCCTCGCAATCCGAGTGGGATATTTTCATTGAAGAGGATTTTCGCGCCCGCATTGAAAATATCAAAGAGTGGCTGGGCGATGGCGTGATTGCCGATTATGACGATCGGGACATTGAGCGGCTGCTGGCGGATGTCGACGTGCCAATTGTCGGCGTGGGCGGCTCTTATCACACACCGGAGCACTACCCGCCAGTGCATTACATCGCAACCGACAACTACGCACTGGTGGAGAGCGCGTTTTTGCATCTGAAAGAGAAAGGCGTTCACCGTTTTGCGTTCTATGGCCTGCCGGCCTCCAGCGGCAAACGCTGGGCGGTAGAACGTGAGCACGCCTTCTGCCAGTTAGTGGCGCAAGAGAAGTACCGCGGCGTGGTTTACCAGGGGCTGACCACCGCGCCTGAGAACTGGCAACATGCGCAAAACCGGCTGGCGGACTGGCTGCAAACGCTGCCGCCGCAGACCGGTATTATCGCCGTGACCGACGCCCGCGCGCGCCATGTTCTGCAAGTGTGTGACCATTTGCATATTCCGGTGCCGGAAAAACTGTGCGTGATCGGCATCGATAACGAAGAGCTCACCCGCTATCTTTCACGCGTTGCACTCTCTTCCGTGGCACAGGGAACCCGGCAAATGGGTTACCAGGCGGCGAAGCTGCTGCACCGTTTGCTGGATAACGAAACCATGCCGTTACAGCGATTACTGGTGCCACCGGTGCGCGTGGTGGCGCGGCGCTCCACGGATTACCGCTCGCTGAATGATCCGGCGGTGATTCAGGCGATGCATTACATTCGCAATCACGCCTGTAAAGGCATCAAAGTGGATCAGGTGCTGGATGCCGTCGGCATCTCGCGTTCAAACCTGGAAAAGCGCTTTAAAGAAGAGGTCGGAGAGACGATTCACGCGGTGATTCATGCGGAAAAACTGGAAAAGGCGCGTAGCCTGCTGATATCAACGTCGCTCTCGATCAATGAAATCTCACAGATGTGCGGCTACCCGTCGCTGCAATATTTCTACTCGGTGTTTCGCAAAGAGTACGACAGCACGCCAAAAGACTATCGCGACCGCTATAGCGAAATCCTTATCTGA